A window of the Cryptosporidium parvum Iowa II chromosome 7, whole genome shotgun sequence genome harbors these coding sequences:
- a CDS encoding hypothetical protein (cryptosporidium family of large secreted proteins (CpLSP) signal peptide, secreted, gene within locus of secreted protein genes), with translation MVYIKKEREKRSLNRCLLLIILLIILEILCANGEGRISFEEYPSGLDKNKQDEHLVNELIDTTSDLKFKQILIEKTCGEKGTNYTKDGLKFIKKNLEEFSSNEYYRLKSLKKLPKIYSGKNEKLMLRSFRGGEILGSPLRLRSRVLKDEFSIPVIEDDFAIFSDELDSSINIIYPRVMNEIRYTVLLCGGGLVTMLPIVRYMKLLNSYGEYMSNDRIILQGIGIYEREKAESRRRSANIEAKYLSTLPYSDEIYTGQSIKRGGIIVGISDSIKEEQDLMKSILSKQNLDDGYQGAVLGLNIRAKEELFEKNRENAMSDAQGHFVYSSVFDFDSPNALFTMFNENLSHFENNNLEFMASNSRNKIPHQITRAESIKNTTINRIKSNLMGLDNNSNEYSSEGSIETGAIEFDKKKGEAVLPYDDPLNPESIIIGKRIRPNDQISTGSTEYQARLIPESKLAASELEPIKGFPTNDKVDKVIVEIISELENQNYLNNLTNLKTSKAYTEAYRRFPAYVSQKKIIPVHDQAYIFWESLRLSNSIMNKRHGVNVSNFPEKANIPSDNILPNKIPVTNKEITRNCYRLIRYFQKSGIPFIFRAASKIQGSKNYNVNFVDPTKSEYNQEYKLYAKILCNQLLPEIFVYTFHNVFELLISKREQKYFNELDEKRLELEVQQKEADALKKIRESVISRAHITPYIVEKPFERYFNAWRRSFGYNGFIVYPRIKTSVLEKMYNIAKFGPQIIEKKKKNATPDEVRSSISKALIRIIDEYFANLNTLDLFLNRVQVEEFINGTFSNLFSIAISELIKKMPIAPEMDIKSHGNSFQIKELFVSCTDYIKAILNFNKNINKISDNLGLEDNLSKSGYKNSNLKSTTDFSLGIKLLESGYESACMFASNLLKPNIIEYSLAMGSNGVITKLAERIKSSFIHQSLTDGSSKIPLELGLKMFENSYIDVYKRVCEQHGILYFIPANEKQYFDSFPMFNEMSKRSRVELASDTINFLEIEKIFLTVFESIVKPRDKGKKLELFNENIMAEFILEILIEKNVNVPSEVNSLPPFPVSHKYPWSPFFNRGLNQWCVNMINSLVDQRLLSSANDNKVFDRTNIGPIIKSACTEDIFLKIRNNIEYEADEILRRNFAYHLATSFVYWHYYISLPKWVFYENWEGIYSSNAVITLSEEPEISLVTFILFKCIADLEYLGNTLNGREMAIIKKELLDSSNDSTRNKANKAKLSLWSNTSAKSVDGGRVSLAYFLFPNVISRDILAKVTPEDVLAFTGPHDIFWVGADEKEFLPMCLNSIEKLNEYLNFKNLNSKEEINIWISNDTNSRELFCRDIAGRFFYPRLFTNSDSDLSNEVNPKQIFSIEKLKLKRSQWLAIQEAIRRKTEKEQKESVAHKGEGENQLISMNIYSSFVLDFQESDELTNPGSFMKNCIAAFDTAMMLPEGSPYKLKILNKPNETIRDICDESMKLFYSSAVPMSWDEQQSQFNPIPLDDKYTVSRIALAQHEVILEQINEQNELGDYSIRSSERFNNLFSSLIVNIGVSDSISKFMDICSEYIWECIKRKLLFLGNGYDISNSNDLIENICKKSSYRYFISKVPIKTEEIVLQVKSGKEISEWQRIRYKTEQWKMLQRVFDSFANRFPGGYEAVISKTFRLPKYMQLANFNTSEDIFTIGEDCKKAMSYLINLHSCASNFVVIFGKVTEFCDNVTQAFKQSNS, from the coding sequence ATGGTttatataaagaaagaaCGAGAGAAAAGAAGTTTGAATAGATGtttgttattaataattttactaATAATTCTAGAAATATTATGCGCAAATGGGGAAGGAAGAATATCCTTTGAAGAATATCCATCTGGGttagataaaaataaacaagATGAACATTTagttaatgaattaattgataCAACTTCAGATCTGAAATTTAAACAGATTTTGATAGAGAAAACTTGCGGTGAGAAAGGAACAAATTATACTAAGGATGGGctgaaatttattaaaaaaaatctgGAAGAGTTCTCGTCAAATGAATACTACAGACTTAaatctttgaaaaaattacccaaaatttattctggaaaaaatgagaaattAATGCTAAGATCTTTTAGGGGAGGCGAAATTCTTGGCTCGCCATTACGGCTAAGATCAAGAGTATTAAAGGACGAATTTTCTATCCCAGTTATTGAGGATGATTTCGCCATTTTTTCAGATGAATTAGATTctagtattaatattatttatccCAGGGTAATGAATGAAATAAGATATACAGTACTCTTGTGCGGCGGTGGATTAGTTACTATGCTGCCTATTGTCAGATATATGAAATTGTTAAACAGTTATGGAGAATATATGTCTAATGACCGCATAATTTTGCAAGGTATTGGCATTTATGAGAGAGAAAAGGCAGAGTCTCGACGTAGGAGCGCTAATATTGAGGCAAAATACTTGTCAACATTGCCTTATTCAGATGAAATATATACCGGCCAGAGCATTAAAAGGGGTGGGATTATAGTTGGAATATCTGATTCTATAAAAGAAGAACAGGATTTAATGAAGTCAATTCTTAGCAAGCAGAATTTGGATGATGGATACCAGGGAGCAGTTTTAGGATTAAATATCCGTgcaaaagaagaattgTTTGAAAAAAACAGAGAGAATGCTATGAGTGATGCACAAGGGCATTTCGTATACAGCTCTGTGTTTGATTTTGACTCTCCAAATGCATTGTTTACTATgtttaatgaaaatttatcgcattttgaaaataataatttggaattCATGGCCAGCAATAGTAGGAACAAAATACCTCACCAAATAACGAGGGCTGAgtcaattaaaaatacaaCAATCAATAGAATAAAATCCAATTTGATGGGATTGGATAACAATTCAAATGAATACTCTTCAGAAGGATCGATTGAGACAGGAGCTATTGAGTTTGATAAGAAAAAAGGGGAAGCAGTTTTGCCTTATGACGACCCACTCAACCCAGAAAGTATTATAATTGGAAAGAGAATTAGGCCAAATGATCAAATATCAACAGGGTCAACAGAATATCAAGCGAGATTAATTCCAGAATCAAAGCTAGCAGCTTCTGAGCTTGAACCTATTAAAGGATTTCCAACAAATGATAAAGTTGATAAGGTTATAGTTGAAATAATTAGTGAGCTggaaaatcaaaattatctCAACAATTTAACTAACTTAAAAACGTCAAAAGCGTATACTGAAGCTTATAGACGTTTCCCTGCATATGTTTctcaaaagaaaataataccTGTTCATGATCAAGCATACATTTTTTGGGAGTCTCTAAGGTTATCGAATAGTATTATGAATAAAAGACATGGAGTTAATGTCTCTAACTTTCCAGAAAAAGCAAATATACCCAGCGATAATATTTTGCCAAATAAAATACCGGTaacaaataaagaaattaccCGAAATTGTTATAGATTAATAagatattttcaaaaaagtGGTATTCCCTTTATCTTCAGGGCAGCATCAAAGATTCAAGGAAGTAAAAATTATAACGTAAACTTTGTTGATCCAACGAAGTCGGAGTACAATCAAGAGTATAAATTATATGCAAAAATATTATGTAATCAATTGTTACCGGAAATTTTCGTATACACATTCCACAATGTATTTGAACTTCTCATTTCTAAACGAGAACAGAAATACTTCAATGAATTGGATGAAAAGAGATTAGAACTCGAAGTACAGCAGAAGGAGGCAGATGCCTTAAAGAAGATACGAGAGTCAGTTATCTCAAGAGCACATATTACTCCATATATTGTCGAAAAACCATTTGAAAGGTACTTTAATGCTTGGAGGAGAAGCTTTGGGTATAACGGATTTATAGTCTATCCCCGAATAAAAACCTCAGTATTAGAAAAGATGTACAATATTGCCAAGTTTGGCCCGCAAATtatagagaaaaaaaagaagaatgcTACTCCTGATGAAGTCAGAAGTTCTATTTCAAAAGCTcttattagaattattgaCGAATACTTTGCAAACTTGAATACATTGGATTTGTTCTTGAATAGAGTTCAAGTTGAAGAGTTTATTAATGGAACATTTTCAAACTTATTTAGTATTGCAATTAGTGagttaattaaaaaaatgcCAATTGCCCCCGAAATGGATATTAAAAGCCATGGAAACagttttcaaataaaagagTTATTTGTGAGTTGTACTGATTATATTAAagcaatattaaattttaataaaaatataaataagaTTTCTGACAATTTGGGTTTGGAAGATAATCTTAGTAAAAGTGGttataaaaattcaaatttgaaaagtACAACTGATTTTTCATTAGGAATCAAACTTCTTGAAAGTGGGTATGAATCTGCATGTATGTTTGCAAGTAATCTATTAAaaccaaatattattgagtACTCTTTGGCAATGGGGTCAAATGGTGTAATTACAAAATTGGCAGAAAGAATCAAAAGTTCCTTTATTCACCAATCTTTGACTGATGGCTCCAGTAAAATCCCTCTTGAACTTGGATTGAAAATGTTCGAAAATAGCTATATTGATGTTTATAAAAGGGTATGCGAGCAGCATGGAATATTGTATTTTATACCAGCAAATGAAAAACAGTATTTCGACTCTTTCCCTATGTTTAATGAGATGTCTAAGCGTAGCCGTGTTGAATTGGCATCAGATACCATTAATTTTCTGGAAATtgaaaagatatttttaaCTGTATTCGAAAGTATTGTAAAGCCCAGAGATAAAGGTAAAAAATTGGAgctttttaatgaaaatattatggCAGAGTttattcttgaaattttgatagaaaaaaatgttaatgTTCCTTCAGAAGTAAATTCCCTCCCTCCATTCCCAGTTTCTCATAAATATCCTTGGTCGCCTTTTTTCAATAGAGGACTAAACCAATGGTGTGTAAATATGATCAACTCTCTTGTTGATCAGAGGTTATTAAGCAGCGCTAATGACAATAAAGTTTTTGATAGAACTAATATCGGGCCAATAATTAAGTCAGCATGTACGGAAGAcatatttctaaaaatcCGAAACAATATAGAGTATGAGGCAGATGAAATTTTAAGGAGAAACTTTGCTTATCATCTCGCGACTTCTTTTGTATATTGGcattattatatttctttgCCAAAGTGGGTATTTTATGAAAATTGGGAAGGCATATATTCGTCAAATGCAGTAATTACACTTTCTGAAGAACCAGAAATTAGCCTAgttacttttattttatttaaatgcATTGCGGATCTAGAATATTTGGGAAATACTTTAAATGGAAGGGAAATGGCaatcattaaaaaagaacttTTAGATTCGAGCAATGATTCAACAAGAAATAAGGCAAATAAAGCTAAGCTTAGCCTGTGGAGCAACACTTCAGCTAAGTCCGTTGATGGGGGAAGAGTTAGTTTGGCATACTTCCTTTTCCCTAACGTAATTAGTAGAGATATTCTTGCGAAAGTTACTCCAGAAGATGTTCTTGCTTTCACAGGACCTCATGATATATTTTGGGTTGGAGCGgatgaaaaagaatttcttCCAATGTGTTTGAATTCgattgaaaaattaaacgagtatttaaattttaaaaatttaaattctaaggaagaaataaatatttggataTCTAATGATACGAATTCAAGAGAATTATTCTGCAGAGATATTGCTGGTAGGTTCTTTTATCCAAGATTGTTTACGAACAGTGATTCTGATTTATCAAATGAAGTGAACCCTAAACAgatattttcaatagaaAAGCTTAAGCTAAAAAGATCTCAATGGTTAGCGATTCAAGAAGCGATAAGAAGAAAGACTGAAAAAGAGCAGAAAGAATCAGTGGCGCATAAGGGTGAAGGAGAAAATCAACTTATCAGcatgaatatttattcgAGTTTTGTTCTTGACTTTCAAGAGTCAGATGAATTAACTAATCCAGGATCCTTTATGAAGAATTGCATTGCTGCATTTGATACTGCAATGATGCTTCCAGAGGGAAGCCCTTATAAgttgaagattttgaacAAACCAAATGAAACAATCAGAGACATTTGTGATGAGTCCATGAAATTGTTCTATTCATCTGCAGTTCCAATGAGTTGGGACGAACAGCAATCTCAATTCAATCCAATTCCTTTAGATGACAAATATACAGTTTCTAGAATAGCTCTAGCTCAACATGAAGTCATATTAGAGCAAATCAACGAACAAAATGAATTAGGTGACTACTCAATTCGAAGTTCTGAGAGATTcaacaatttattttcttcgTTGATAGTAAACATTGGAGTTTCTGATTCCATCTCTAAGTTTATGGATATATGCTCTGAATATATTTGGGAATGCATTAAGAGAAAGTTACTATTTCTTGGAAATGGTTACgatatttcaaatagtAATGATCTCATTGAGAATATTTGTAAAAAGTCCTCATATAGATactttatttcaaaagtCCCAATTAAAACTGAGGAAATAGTATTGCAAGTAAAGTCtggaaaagaaatttcaGAATGGCAACGCATAAGGTACAAAACAGAGCAGTGGAAAATGCTGCAGAGAGTATTTGACTCATTCGCAAACAGGTTTCCTGGGGGGTATGAGGCAGTTATTTCTAAAACATTCAGGCTCCCGAAATACATGCAGTTAGCGAACTTCAATACTAGTGAAGATATTTTTACCATTGGAGAAGATTGCAAGAAGGCAATgagttatttaattaatcttCATTCTTGCGCTTCTAACTTCGTTGTAATTTTTGGGAAAGTAACCGAATTTTGTGATAATGTAACGCAAGCATTCAAACAAAGTAATTCATAG